In the Haloferula helveola genome, one interval contains:
- a CDS encoding DUF6916 family protein, which produces MTVHPPITRETFEPLASQQVELRSADAEFTATLNELTPLPSHNPEADRPPFSFLLQVDAPQLPQGIYEIRHPSLAEPVSIFLVPIAGDDGHTTLQAIFN; this is translated from the coding sequence ATGACCGTGCACCCCCCGATCACTCGCGAAACCTTCGAGCCGCTTGCCAGCCAGCAGGTCGAGTTGCGGAGCGCGGACGCGGAATTCACTGCCACCCTCAACGAACTCACCCCACTGCCGTCGCACAATCCCGAGGCGGATCGCCCGCCGTTTTCATTCCTCCTGCAAGTCGACGCCCCGCAACTCCCGCAGGGCATCTACGAGATCCGGCACCCCTCGCTTGCCGAGCCGGTCAGCATCTTCCTCGTTCCGATCGCCGGCGACGACGGGCACACCACCCTCCAGGCCA
- a CDS encoding GNAT family N-acetyltransferase — protein MEFRFSHPELASRPVTPADREFLRLLYHSTRQDELAVTGWPQERIDAFLDQQFEAQSDHYSKHFNNDGFTILAEQEKDVGRLYLEEREDEIRVIDISLLPEHRGQGIGGSVMRDVLDLAGSRGKCVRIHVEQNNPAQSLYQRLGFRKIDEHGVYLLLERAPIPSPA, from the coding sequence ATGGAGTTCCGCTTCAGCCACCCCGAACTCGCCTCCCGTCCGGTCACGCCGGCCGACCGGGAATTCCTGCGTCTGCTCTACCACAGCACGCGCCAGGACGAACTCGCGGTGACCGGCTGGCCGCAAGAGCGGATCGACGCCTTCCTCGACCAGCAGTTCGAGGCGCAGAGCGATCACTACAGCAAACACTTCAACAACGACGGATTCACCATCCTCGCCGAACAGGAAAAAGACGTCGGGCGCCTCTATCTGGAAGAACGGGAAGACGAGATCCGGGTGATCGACATCTCCCTGCTGCCGGAACACCGCGGCCAAGGCATCGGCGGTTCGGTCATGCGGGACGTGCTCGACCTCGCCGGCAGCCGCGGCAAGTGCGTGCGCATCCACGTTGAGCAAAACAACCCCGCCCAGTCCCTCTACCAGCGTCTCGGCTTCCGCAAGATCGACGAGCATGGCGTTTACCTCCTGCTCGAACGCGCCCCCATCCCCAGCCCCGCCTGA
- a CDS encoding phage tail protein gives MSEPFIAEIKIFAGNFAPRGWALCDGQLLPISQNTALFSLIGTTYGGDGRTTCALPNLQGRAPMHPGNGPGLTPRALGQQTGQSTVTLTGAQMPTHNHGYRISSARADEEGSPQPENRTPGRPQRSKTYLGPPTSLAKQADLQATGGGQAHNNLQPFIVVNYIIALTGIYPSRS, from the coding sequence ATGTCCGAACCCTTCATTGCCGAAATCAAGATCTTCGCCGGAAACTTCGCCCCGCGAGGCTGGGCCCTCTGCGACGGCCAGCTGCTGCCGATCTCCCAGAACACCGCGCTCTTCTCGCTGATCGGAACGACCTACGGTGGCGACGGACGGACCACCTGCGCGCTGCCGAACCTCCAGGGACGGGCGCCGATGCATCCCGGCAACGGGCCGGGTCTCACCCCGCGCGCCCTCGGCCAACAAACGGGGCAATCGACGGTCACGCTCACCGGGGCCCAGATGCCCACCCACAACCATGGCTACCGGATCTCCAGCGCCCGGGCCGATGAGGAAGGTTCGCCGCAGCCGGAGAACCGAACGCCGGGAAGACCGCAACGATCGAAGACCTACCTCGGTCCGCCGACTTCCCTCGCCAAGCAAGCCGACCTCCAAGCCACCGGCGGTGGCCAGGCGCACAACAACCTGCAGCCTTTCATCGTGGTGAATTACATCATCGCCCTCACCGGCATCTATCCCTCACGCAGTTGA
- a CDS encoding phage tail protein, with translation MSEPYVGEIKMFAGNFAPRGYALCDGQLLSISQNDALFSLLGTIYGGDGRTTFGLPDLRGRLPVHYGSGPGLTNRNIGSKGGAQSVTLTVNQLPSHTHGGAVHCPDNAETTVPVGAVPARPGHDLYIDDAPDTSLNSAAVTNTGGSQSHDNLMPSLCVNFIIALVGIYPSRT, from the coding sequence ATGTCCGAGCCCTACGTTGGAGAAATCAAGATGTTCGCGGGCAACTTCGCGCCGCGCGGCTACGCCCTCTGCGACGGGCAGCTGCTCTCGATCTCACAGAACGACGCGCTTTTCTCGCTGCTCGGAACGATCTACGGCGGTGATGGCAGGACGACCTTCGGTCTTCCCGATCTTCGCGGTCGGCTGCCGGTTCACTACGGTTCCGGCCCCGGGCTGACCAACCGCAACATCGGAAGCAAGGGCGGCGCACAAAGCGTCACCCTCACCGTCAATCAGCTCCCGTCCCACACCCACGGCGGGGCCGTCCACTGTCCGGATAACGCCGAGACCACGGTGCCGGTCGGCGCGGTCCCGGCACGACCGGGTCATGATCTCTACATCGACGACGCCCCGGACACATCGCTGAACTCCGCCGCCGTCACCAACACAGGGGGCAGCCAGTCGCACGACAACCTGATGCCCTCCCTCTGCGTGAACTTCATCATTGCCCTCGTCGGCATCTACCCCAGCCGCACCTGA
- a CDS encoding phage tail protein: MSEPFLAEIRVVGFNFPPRGFAQCDGQILPINQNQSLYSLLGTTYGGDGRTTFALPDLRGRVPVHEGAGFTLGQKGGEEVHTLNATEMPAHTHELMASTSPASTGQPDSGVLFAKSSDPIYHAPTTTVAPAAGTLTTVGGGQAHNNMQPYIAINFCIALQGLFPSRN; the protein is encoded by the coding sequence ATGTCCGAACCATTTCTCGCAGAAATCCGGGTCGTCGGATTCAACTTCCCACCTCGCGGCTTCGCCCAGTGCGACGGGCAGATCCTGCCGATCAACCAGAACCAGTCGCTCTACTCGCTGCTCGGCACGACGTACGGCGGGGATGGTAGAACCACCTTCGCCCTGCCCGACCTCCGCGGCCGCGTGCCCGTTCACGAAGGAGCCGGATTCACCCTCGGCCAGAAGGGTGGCGAGGAAGTCCACACTCTCAACGCCACCGAGATGCCCGCGCACACCCACGAGCTGATGGCTTCGACTTCCCCGGCATCGACCGGCCAGCCGGACTCGGGCGTCCTTTTCGCGAAGTCGTCGGATCCGATCTATCACGCGCCCACGACCACCGTCGCCCCCGCCGCAGGGACCCTCACCACCGTGGGCGGAGGTCAGGCCCACAACAACATGCAGCCCTATATCGCGATCAACTTCTGCATCGCGCTGCAGGGCCTCTTCCCCTCACGCAACTGA
- a CDS encoding beta strand repeat-containing protein, with the protein MPSPQFSPIPRPRLNASVVARFAILILPVTVFAQGPAVSGTQTADLDDTNSNGVASPGEDIDYDIRLNNSGSDANNVRVTDTIDGNATLGAVMVGPIGIDETYAVTGNIGISVPAGVGVLVNDLDPDGGVSPGLAVESFDSSSTQGGTVAVAPDGSFTYTPPTGFTGTDSFTYKVRDAQNLVGLSPGVVTLNVGSPVWFVNDLDATPDDATAGTAANPFNSAAAFAARNNGAAGNPGDGHAIYVFSGSGATLGPFSLRASQVLLGQGVALSSGNLGFALATYSTGLPAPGAPPVITGASNAILLATNNTVRGLSVGNIPPATNAISGSSFGTLTLSDFSTSGTGGILDLSNGTLNATTGITRLDSVDCGTGISLSSVAGSGLTVSTGTSIANFLNNGMRLTNCTAPVALADLDLSTTAPQTNAGAVGIFASNCTSIASTSGTLSTADAVAVDIDNSALGLALDRVSVDGADRGIDLDTTTGTFSITGDGSNSANGSGGTLANTVNDGIVLSAAGGLSVAQLNIQNTGGSAVHGRNACSNLSFRHGNYSNIGTIPAPGLHAIDFDNTDGSGTSSVTGTLDIQNISVSGIVSSGLVIHNESDSLIATVNGSSSFTAGNPTFGLFGIHVEANAGAAVNLAVNGVTFDQLEGQAVRFEHDSFSPCQLSITGCTSTNGGGIDDSLGGGGISATASGTGALTAFITGNVLSDITGEGISLDGALGATQNVNASISGNTITATQPVPFLLGDGIAVRKDSGGLWQVLVSNNNLSPSAGSASNLLRGIYARTRDNGGTLTLEVADCTISGTDEEGFRLFSDQDLPGPGATTNLTLINNDISSTGPDTIGLRLRDFTTLCANIDNPLLAVTDTIDINLGTALGPIASVTQADPAGPSPNLSSENGGAAIQTTAPGPPGTSLIFSAPPCPRPLLPTP; encoded by the coding sequence ATGCCCTCTCCCCAGTTTTCTCCGATCCCACGGCCCCGTCTGAATGCATCCGTTGTCGCCCGCTTCGCGATACTGATCCTGCCAGTCACAGTCTTCGCCCAAGGCCCTGCGGTGTCGGGCACCCAAACCGCGGATCTCGACGACACCAACAGCAACGGCGTCGCCAGCCCGGGAGAGGATATCGACTACGACATCCGGCTGAACAATTCCGGCTCGGATGCCAACAATGTCCGGGTGACCGACACGATCGACGGGAATGCCACGCTCGGCGCGGTGATGGTCGGGCCGATCGGCATCGATGAAACCTACGCGGTGACGGGCAACATCGGCATCAGCGTGCCGGCTGGCGTCGGTGTGCTGGTGAATGACCTCGATCCCGACGGCGGCGTGAGTCCGGGGCTCGCTGTCGAAAGCTTCGACAGTTCGAGCACGCAGGGCGGCACGGTCGCGGTCGCGCCCGACGGCTCTTTCACCTACACTCCCCCGACGGGATTCACCGGCACCGACAGTTTCACTTACAAGGTCCGCGACGCCCAGAACCTCGTCGGACTGAGCCCGGGTGTCGTCACGCTGAATGTCGGCTCGCCTGTTTGGTTCGTGAACGATCTCGACGCCACCCCGGACGACGCCACGGCAGGCACCGCGGCCAACCCGTTCAACTCGGCTGCCGCCTTCGCCGCTCGGAACAACGGAGCTGCGGGCAATCCGGGAGACGGTCATGCGATCTACGTTTTCTCAGGCAGCGGCGCCACCCTGGGGCCATTCTCTTTGCGAGCCTCTCAGGTGCTCCTCGGCCAAGGCGTCGCTCTCAGCAGCGGCAACCTCGGCTTCGCACTCGCCACCTATTCGACCGGCCTCCCCGCCCCCGGCGCCCCGCCGGTCATCACCGGCGCATCGAATGCCATCCTGTTGGCCACCAACAATACGGTGCGCGGGCTCTCCGTAGGCAACATCCCGCCCGCCACCAACGCGATCTCCGGCTCTTCATTCGGAACCCTGACGCTCTCGGACTTCAGCACGAGCGGCACCGGCGGGATCCTCGATCTGAGCAACGGAACGCTCAACGCCACCACCGGGATCACCCGCCTCGACTCGGTCGATTGCGGCACCGGCATCTCGCTCAGTTCGGTGGCGGGCAGCGGCCTCACGGTGTCCACCGGCACAAGCATCGCGAATTTCCTCAACAACGGTATGAGGCTGACCAACTGCACCGCACCGGTGGCGCTGGCGGATCTCGACCTGTCGACGACCGCTCCGCAGACCAACGCCGGAGCCGTCGGAATCTTCGCCAGCAACTGCACAAGTATCGCTTCGACGAGCGGCACACTTTCCACCGCCGACGCGGTCGCGGTCGACATCGACAACTCCGCCCTCGGGCTCGCTCTCGACCGCGTGAGTGTGGATGGCGCCGACCGCGGCATCGATCTCGACACTACCACCGGGACGTTTTCGATCACCGGCGACGGCAGCAACTCGGCGAACGGATCCGGCGGCACGCTCGCCAACACCGTCAACGACGGCATCGTCCTGTCAGCCGCCGGCGGACTGTCGGTCGCGCAGCTCAATATCCAGAACACCGGTGGCAGCGCGGTCCACGGCCGTAACGCCTGTTCGAACCTGTCCTTCCGCCACGGAAATTATTCCAACATCGGAACCATTCCGGCTCCGGGGCTCCACGCGATCGACTTCGACAACACCGACGGCAGCGGCACCTCCTCGGTGACCGGCACACTCGACATCCAGAACATCTCGGTCAGCGGCATCGTCTCCAGCGGCTTGGTGATCCACAATGAGTCGGACAGCCTCATCGCCACGGTGAACGGCTCGTCGAGCTTCACCGCCGGCAACCCGACCTTCGGCCTGTTCGGCATCCACGTCGAAGCCAACGCGGGCGCTGCGGTGAATCTCGCGGTCAACGGCGTGACCTTCGACCAACTCGAAGGCCAGGCGGTCCGGTTCGAGCACGACAGCTTTTCCCCCTGCCAGCTCTCGATCACCGGATGCACCAGCACCAACGGCGGTGGCATTGACGACTCGCTCGGGGGCGGAGGGATCTCGGCGACGGCTTCCGGCACGGGAGCGCTGACCGCTTTTATTACCGGAAACGTGCTGAGCGACATCACCGGCGAGGGCATCAGTCTCGACGGGGCTCTGGGTGCTACGCAAAACGTCAACGCGTCGATTTCCGGCAACACGATCACCGCCACCCAGCCGGTTCCCTTCCTCCTCGGAGACGGAATCGCCGTGCGGAAGGACAGCGGAGGCCTGTGGCAGGTCCTGGTCTCGAACAACAACCTCAGCCCGAGCGCCGGATCCGCCTCGAACCTGCTGCGGGGGATCTACGCGAGGACGCGCGACAACGGCGGCACACTGACCCTCGAGGTCGCCGACTGCACCATCAGCGGGACCGACGAGGAGGGCTTCCGCCTTTTCTCCGACCAGGACCTCCCCGGACCGGGGGCAACGACCAATCTGACCCTCATCAACAACGACATCAGCAGCACCGGCCCGGACACCATCGGTCTCCGGCTCCGGGACTTCACGACGCTTTGCGCCAATATCGACAATCCGTTGCTGGCAGTGACCGACACGATCGACATCAACCTCGGGACCGCGCTGGGGCCGATCGCCTCGGTTACGCAAGCCGATCCGGCCGGTCCTTCGCCCAACCTCTCGAGCGAGAACGGCGGCGCGGCCATCCAGACCACCGCACCCGGACCGCCGGGCACCAGTCTCATTTTCTCCGCCCCGCCCTGCCCGCGCCCCCTCCTTCCAACCCCCTGA
- a CDS encoding DEAD/DEAH box helicase, protein MNPDRATLNFLNSFPEEARRKGETLQQEGAVTQIFGNHLFIQGRVEDESGTHRTSLRLQGNRWFGSCTAEDEIVSGACQYATMMERMHRGEDLPESPNEFDDTPILDVIEDKLGRELDDKEADFVSKVEKRYRRYVIEGEIHDHDMVRLTPRWEITTYEPLELWPMPPGDIIEFWNYLAYAFYKKKLPYPEFMNVITDLSYVQKKMADWEQEREVAAWYDRIEQVNERPPLGPPVEVKFRLVATINEARLELSEGDTPWIQLREKNEIERLLPLFGEAALRMDAPSQVLWEHFLAYYREHGDTTFDFDQEEACRFMNRLFRQPALKGYLVNLDEREFKVVDRPLSWVCEDDPYDPGSYALQLVTSEGENVSHSVRMLPGRKELYQSDETVFPGPPRWLEETEVMPRYLIPKRVIDSLEGVEFLRKIGASLPESLKKRVVDLELKPRFELKLVAGLTAAETEHLVVEVSAIEAKDRRTEKLTKEGWEVVDQKALKGKQLLRFAREALYPVPTLLEEMGLTYDEKLGAFKSRITKQFPEKFAEWIDAMPKDLDLDIDVRLKSILADPVTAAVRFEVINQDIDWFDLRIVIDVEGVNLSKAQIRQLVAARGGYVRMEDGSWMRLEIKLDPEQRDAVTRLGLDPFDLSGETHRMHALQLADPKAAEVFDPKAWKRIKDRAGDITIEVTPPVPERLNATLRPYQVEGYQFLAYLATNRFGGILADDMGLGKTIQSLTYILWLLDEREKNKESHRPALIVCPKSVLDVWASEAVKFAPGVRAKILRNRDDLDVKDTQENIDMLILNYAQLRVCGDLLNEIKWLTVILDEGQQIKNPDSKAAKCARELDSENRLVLTGTPIENRLLDMWSLMAFAMPGVLGSRAYFKKRFDKRKDPLSQNRLAARLRPFLLRRTKLQVAQDLPPRTEEEVYATMDGIQQDLYKAELKRIQKALLGLDSDEAVKKNSFAILQGLMRLRQICCHPGLIDPKYLKEESAKMESLFYLLDQLYEEGHKVLVFSQFVSMLDLIKARLELEARPFHYLTGQTKDRKGEIESFQTTKDASVFMLSLKAGGAGLNLTSASYVILYDPWWNPAVENQAIDRTHRIGQKNKVIAYRLLTRDTVEEKIRILQHQKTQLVTNVLGDEGFASNLGLEDLQFILNHGGEDDDEFFGQAKKGGRKAPKRSAEEVIAAEKAAEKAEAAEAKKLPKKLPKKLPKKIAKEEPAAKKAAKKAAKKVAKKAAKSRK, encoded by the coding sequence ATGAATCCTGATCGAGCGACGCTCAATTTTCTGAACAGTTTCCCCGAGGAGGCACGCCGCAAAGGCGAGACGCTCCAGCAGGAGGGGGCCGTCACGCAGATTTTCGGAAACCATCTCTTCATCCAGGGTCGCGTCGAGGATGAGTCGGGCACCCACCGGACCAGTCTCCGCCTTCAGGGCAACCGCTGGTTCGGGTCGTGCACCGCCGAGGACGAGATCGTCTCGGGCGCTTGCCAGTACGCGACGATGATGGAGCGGATGCACCGGGGCGAGGACCTGCCGGAGTCCCCCAACGAGTTCGACGACACGCCGATTCTGGACGTCATCGAGGACAAGCTCGGCCGCGAGCTTGACGACAAGGAGGCGGACTTCGTTTCGAAGGTCGAGAAGCGCTACCGCCGCTATGTGATCGAGGGCGAGATCCACGATCACGACATGGTGCGCCTTACGCCTCGGTGGGAGATCACCACCTATGAGCCGCTCGAACTGTGGCCGATGCCGCCCGGCGACATTATTGAGTTCTGGAACTACCTCGCCTACGCTTTCTACAAGAAGAAGCTCCCTTACCCGGAGTTCATGAACGTCATCACCGATCTGAGCTACGTTCAGAAGAAGATGGCGGACTGGGAGCAGGAGCGCGAGGTCGCGGCCTGGTATGACCGCATCGAGCAGGTCAACGAGCGCCCGCCGCTCGGTCCGCCGGTCGAGGTGAAGTTCCGCCTGGTGGCGACCATCAACGAAGCCCGCCTCGAGTTGAGCGAGGGAGACACTCCGTGGATCCAGCTTCGCGAGAAGAATGAGATCGAGCGTTTGCTGCCGTTGTTCGGTGAGGCGGCGCTGCGCATGGATGCGCCGAGCCAGGTGCTCTGGGAACACTTCCTTGCCTACTATCGCGAGCACGGAGACACGACCTTCGACTTCGATCAGGAGGAAGCGTGCCGCTTCATGAACCGCCTGTTCCGCCAGCCGGCGCTGAAGGGGTATCTGGTCAATCTCGACGAACGCGAGTTCAAGGTCGTCGACCGTCCGCTGAGTTGGGTCTGTGAGGATGATCCGTACGACCCGGGCAGCTACGCGCTGCAACTCGTCACTTCCGAAGGCGAGAACGTGTCGCACTCGGTCCGGATGCTTCCCGGCCGCAAGGAACTTTACCAATCGGACGAAACCGTCTTCCCGGGTCCGCCGCGCTGGCTCGAGGAGACGGAAGTGATGCCGCGCTATCTGATCCCCAAGCGGGTGATCGATTCGCTCGAAGGCGTCGAGTTCCTCCGCAAGATCGGCGCGAGCCTGCCGGAGTCGCTGAAGAAGCGGGTCGTCGATCTCGAGCTCAAGCCGCGCTTCGAGCTGAAGCTGGTGGCAGGCCTGACCGCCGCCGAAACCGAGCACCTGGTGGTCGAGGTCTCAGCGATTGAAGCGAAGGACCGCCGCACCGAGAAGCTTACCAAAGAGGGCTGGGAGGTCGTTGACCAGAAGGCCCTCAAGGGCAAACAGCTGCTCCGCTTCGCCCGCGAGGCGCTCTATCCCGTCCCGACGCTGCTCGAGGAAATGGGCCTCACCTACGACGAGAAACTCGGTGCGTTCAAATCGCGGATCACCAAGCAGTTCCCCGAGAAGTTCGCGGAGTGGATCGACGCGATGCCGAAGGACCTCGATCTCGATATCGACGTCCGCCTGAAGTCGATCCTCGCCGACCCGGTGACCGCCGCCGTCCGCTTCGAGGTGATCAACCAGGACATCGATTGGTTCGACCTCCGCATCGTGATCGACGTCGAGGGCGTCAACCTTTCCAAGGCCCAGATCCGCCAACTCGTTGCCGCGCGCGGCGGGTATGTCCGAATGGAAGATGGCTCGTGGATGCGCCTCGAGATCAAACTCGATCCCGAACAGCGCGACGCGGTCACGCGGCTCGGTCTCGATCCGTTCGACCTTTCCGGAGAGACCCACCGCATGCACGCCTTGCAGCTCGCTGATCCGAAGGCGGCCGAGGTTTTCGATCCGAAGGCCTGGAAGCGGATCAAGGACCGCGCCGGCGACATTACCATCGAGGTCACGCCTCCGGTGCCCGAGCGCCTCAACGCGACGCTGCGTCCTTATCAGGTCGAGGGCTATCAGTTCCTCGCCTACCTCGCGACCAACCGCTTCGGCGGCATCCTCGCGGACGACATGGGTCTCGGTAAGACGATCCAGTCGCTCACCTACATCCTCTGGCTGCTCGACGAGCGCGAGAAGAACAAGGAGAGCCACCGCCCGGCGCTCATCGTGTGTCCGAAATCGGTCCTCGATGTCTGGGCCAGCGAGGCGGTGAAGTTCGCCCCGGGAGTTCGCGCCAAGATCCTCCGCAACCGCGACGATCTCGACGTCAAGGACACCCAGGAGAACATCGACATGCTGATCCTCAACTACGCCCAGCTGCGGGTGTGCGGGGATCTGCTCAACGAGATCAAGTGGCTCACCGTCATTCTCGACGAGGGCCAGCAGATCAAGAACCCGGATTCGAAGGCGGCGAAGTGCGCCCGCGAGCTGGATTCGGAGAACCGTCTGGTGCTGACCGGAACGCCGATCGAGAACCGCCTGCTCGACATGTGGTCACTGATGGCCTTCGCGATGCCGGGCGTGCTTGGCAGCCGTGCCTACTTCAAGAAGCGCTTCGACAAGCGCAAGGATCCGCTCTCGCAGAACCGCCTTGCGGCTCGTCTGCGGCCGTTCCTCCTGCGTCGGACGAAACTGCAGGTCGCCCAGGACCTTCCGCCGCGGACCGAGGAAGAGGTCTACGCGACCATGGACGGTATTCAGCAGGACCTCTACAAGGCCGAGCTGAAGCGAATCCAGAAGGCGCTCCTCGGACTCGACTCCGACGAAGCGGTGAAGAAGAACTCGTTCGCGATTCTCCAGGGTCTCATGAGGCTCCGGCAGATCTGCTGCCACCCGGGCCTGATCGATCCGAAGTATCTCAAGGAAGAGAGCGCCAAGATGGAGTCGCTCTTCTACCTCCTCGACCAGCTCTACGAGGAAGGCCACAAGGTGCTCGTCTTCTCGCAGTTCGTTTCGATGCTCGACCTGATCAAGGCGCGTCTTGAACTCGAGGCCCGTCCGTTCCACTACCTCACCGGACAGACCAAGGACCGGAAGGGCGAGATCGAGAGCTTCCAGACGACCAAGGACGCGTCGGTCTTCATGCTGTCGCTCAAAGCAGGTGGTGCCGGCCTGAACCTGACCTCGGCTTCCTACGTGATCCTCTACGATCCGTGGTGGAACCCGGCGGTCGAGAACCAGGCGATCGACCGGACCCACCGGATCGGCCAGAAGAACAAGGTCATTGCCTACCGCCTGCTCACCCGCGACACGGTGGAAGAGAAGATCCGGATCCTGCAGCACCAGAAGACCCAGCTCGTCACCAACGTGCTCGGCGACGAAGGCTTCGCTTCCAACCTCGGTCTCGAAGACCTCCAGTTCATCCTCAACCACGGTGGCGAGGACGACGACGAGTTCTTCGGTCAGGCCAAGAAGGGCGGACGCAAGGCGCCGAAACGCAGTGCCGAGGAGGTTATCGCGGCAGAAAAGGCTGCCGAGAAGGCGGAGGCCGCCGAAGCCAAGAAGCTGCCGAAGAAACTTCCGAAGAAGCTGCCCAAGAAGATCGCAAAGGAGGAGCCCGCCGCCAAGAAGGCTGCGAAGAAGGCTGCCAAGAAAGTGGCCAAGAAAGCCGCGAAGTCTCGGAAGTAG
- a CDS encoding c-type cytochrome domain-containing protein: protein MSEESVSESPEKAAAPVEEPPKGGSKAGAVFFTIVGLATIAGLIAMPLIAGEPAEGALSQWQRFLGRFHPLVLHLPIGMLVLVLALEFGKLFRKDKGASTIVPAFFTAASSVVAVIFGFLLWQSNPGDYPEELVNDHLWWGTGFAAMMVAAFVIKGWVDVAGGAGNWLYFVTLLGSGVVMGVASHDGGSITHGKSYLTDEAPNEVRELYNKVVPEEEQLEMLPEEGGEGAGGGAVDPGIPVEEQIVYTHLVQPIFDQKCVSCHGAEKQKGKFRMDTYELLVKGGKEGEGIEPGNAEDSSIMFRVHLPEDDDEHMPPEGKKQLEAHEIEIIEWWIDSGASPDVKVVDAEMPEPIKLATEKLVPPEVLAAQAKAAEAAAAAEAAERAKLAEVVEKVREEFPSALNFESQESSDLTFTAVSMRKNFTDEHLAKLQPVVGSLVSLDLSGTTVTDEGLRSLAGAEKLRMLRLSETGVTDAGLDAVAGMVELESLNLYGTAVTKDGVMKISELPKLRKLYLWQTQVDAAGADEIRKKMPECEIVLGIEIGGGE, encoded by the coding sequence ATGTCTGAAGAATCCGTATCCGAGTCTCCTGAGAAGGCCGCCGCCCCCGTTGAAGAACCGCCGAAGGGCGGATCCAAGGCCGGCGCCGTTTTCTTTACCATTGTCGGCCTTGCCACCATTGCCGGGCTGATCGCGATGCCGTTGATCGCCGGTGAACCGGCGGAGGGCGCCCTTTCCCAGTGGCAGAGGTTCCTCGGGCGGTTCCATCCGCTCGTCCTGCACCTGCCGATCGGCATGCTGGTGCTGGTCCTCGCTCTCGAGTTCGGGAAGCTGTTCCGTAAGGACAAGGGAGCCTCGACCATCGTGCCGGCGTTCTTCACCGCCGCTTCCTCGGTGGTGGCCGTGATCTTCGGTTTCCTTCTTTGGCAGAGCAACCCGGGCGACTACCCGGAGGAACTCGTCAATGACCACCTGTGGTGGGGCACCGGCTTCGCCGCGATGATGGTGGCCGCCTTCGTGATCAAGGGCTGGGTGGATGTCGCCGGCGGTGCCGGTAACTGGCTTTACTTCGTGACGCTGCTGGGCAGCGGAGTGGTGATGGGTGTGGCCAGCCACGACGGTGGCTCGATCACCCATGGCAAGTCTTACCTGACCGACGAGGCCCCGAACGAGGTCCGCGAGCTCTACAACAAAGTGGTTCCGGAAGAGGAGCAGTTGGAGATGCTGCCGGAAGAGGGTGGTGAGGGTGCCGGCGGTGGAGCGGTCGATCCGGGCATCCCGGTCGAGGAGCAGATCGTCTACACGCACCTCGTCCAGCCGATCTTCGATCAGAAGTGCGTGTCCTGTCACGGCGCCGAGAAGCAGAAGGGCAAGTTCCGCATGGACACCTACGAGCTGCTCGTGAAGGGCGGCAAGGAAGGTGAGGGGATCGAGCCGGGCAATGCCGAGGACAGCAGTATCATGTTCCGCGTCCACCTGCCGGAGGACGATGACGAGCACATGCCGCCGGAAGGCAAGAAGCAGCTCGAGGCTCACGAGATCGAGATCATCGAGTGGTGGATCGACTCCGGCGCTTCGCCCGACGTGAAGGTGGTCGATGCCGAGATGCCGGAGCCGATCAAGCTGGCCACCGAGAAGCTGGTTCCGCCGGAAGTTCTTGCCGCCCAGGCGAAGGCCGCCGAGGCCGCTGCCGCTGCTGAGGCCGCCGAACGCGCGAAGCTCGCGGAGGTCGTCGAGAAGGTCCGTGAGGAATTCCCTTCGGCACTGAACTTCGAGTCGCAGGAATCCAGCGACCTGACCTTCACCGCGGTCAGCATGCGCAAGAACTTCACCGACGAGCACCTCGCCAAACTGCAGCCGGTCGTCGGCTCGCTGGTGTCGCTCGACCTTTCGGGAACCACCGTCACCGACGAAGGCCTGAGGTCGCTCGCCGGTGCCGAGAAGCTGCGGATGCTCCGGCTTTCCGAGACCGGTGTGACCGATGCGGGCCTCGATGCGGTCGCCGGTATGGTCGAGCTCGAGTCATTGAATCTCTACGGCACGGCGGTCACCAAGGACGGCGTGATGAAGATTTCCGAGTTGCCGAAGCTCCGGAAGCTCTACCTCTGGCAGACCCAAGTGGACGCAGCCGGTGCGGACGAGATCCGCAAGAAGATGCCCGAGTGCGAGATCGTGCTCGGAATCGAGATCGGCGGCGGCGAGTAA